The proteins below are encoded in one region of Micromonospora pisi:
- a CDS encoding TetR/AcrR family transcriptional regulator: MPDQHSTLRAQRRAETQRTIQAHAVRLFIERGYDATTVTDVAEAAGVSPMTVYRHFPTKEDLVIVDQHSQLVAERIAASSAAQPLVRRIGGVLIDSATMLTGGRHGDDLTANEQFLLARLRLMISTPALRAKHLDNHYALQQAIVDALGDEVTGPDMVFHAQAAASACLAAMHTALMRWAEDDGRTELPGLIAKALAAAFGDDTVDVRPNA, encoded by the coding sequence ATGCCCGACCAGCACTCAACCCTGCGAGCCCAACGGAGAGCCGAGACGCAGCGCACGATTCAGGCGCACGCGGTACGGCTGTTCATCGAGCGCGGATACGACGCCACGACCGTGACCGACGTCGCCGAGGCCGCAGGCGTGTCGCCCATGACCGTGTATCGGCACTTCCCGACGAAGGAAGACCTCGTGATCGTCGACCAGCACAGCCAGCTCGTCGCCGAGCGGATCGCCGCGTCGTCGGCCGCGCAGCCCCTGGTTCGCCGCATCGGCGGAGTGCTCATCGACTCGGCCACGATGTTGACCGGAGGCCGTCACGGAGACGATCTGACCGCGAACGAGCAGTTCCTGCTTGCCCGCCTCCGGCTCATGATCTCGACGCCGGCCTTGCGGGCGAAGCACCTGGACAACCACTACGCCCTACAGCAGGCCATCGTCGACGCCCTCGGGGACGAGGTCACCGGTCCGGACATGGTGTTCCACGCCCAGGCGGCCGCCAGCGCCTGCCTGGCCGCCATGCACACGGCACTGATGCGTTGGGCCGAGGACGATGGACGGACCGAGCTGCCCGGATTGATCGCGAAGGCGCTCGCTGCCGCCTTCGGCGATGACACCGTCGACGTCCGCCCTAACGCCTGA
- a CDS encoding NAD(P)-binding domain-containing protein: protein MVIGAGHAGLAASHFLTEQSIDHVVLERGQVANSWRHERWESLRLLTPNWQSRLPGHHYQGPDPDGYMAVGEVIEFIERFATVARSPVRTDTNVTSVRRVDDDYRVTTNHGEIRCRAVVIASGACNHPVVPQIRHAVPASVEQLTPFATQPSSPTAASSSWERRRPAYNWPPS from the coding sequence GTGGTGATCGGGGCGGGGCACGCGGGCCTCGCCGCGAGTCACTTCCTCACCGAACAGTCCATCGACCACGTCGTGCTCGAGCGCGGCCAGGTGGCGAACTCCTGGCGGCACGAACGCTGGGAATCCCTGCGACTGCTCACCCCCAACTGGCAGAGCCGCCTGCCCGGCCATCACTACCAGGGCCCGGATCCCGACGGCTACATGGCGGTCGGCGAAGTCATCGAATTCATCGAGCGCTTCGCCACCGTCGCGCGCTCCCCCGTCCGCACCGACACGAACGTGACGTCGGTCAGACGCGTCGACGATGACTACCGCGTGACAACCAACCACGGCGAGATCCGCTGCCGGGCGGTGGTCATCGCGAGCGGCGCATGCAACCACCCGGTGGTGCCGCAGATCAGACACGCGGTACCGGCGTCCGTCGAGCAACTGACCCCGTTCGCGACCCAGCCAAGCTCCCCGACGGCGGCGTCCTCGTCGTGGGAGCGTCGGCGACCGGCGTACAACTGGCCTCCGAGCTGA